Part of the Candidatus Kryptoniota bacterium genome is shown below.
TGGCTTACGTCAGAGCGTGCGCGGACAGCGCCGGTGTGCCGCTCTATGAGTTTATCGGTGGAGTGAACGCCAATCTGCTTCCGGTTCCCTGCATGAACATAATCAACGGCGGGAAACACGCGGACAACAACGTCGATTTCCAGGAATTCATGATCGCCCCGCATAACGCCCCGTCGTTCGCCGAATCTATCCGCATGGGCGCTGAAGTGTTTCATAGCCTGCAGTCCGTCTTGAAATCGAAAGGTCTCAGCACTGGCGTAGGAGATGAAGGCGGCTTCGCTCCTGACCTCAAATCGAACGACGAAGCTGTGGAGGTGATACTGGAGGCGATAACGAAAGCGGGATACAAGCCCGGAAAAGATGTGAGCATCTGTCTCGACCCTGCTACCAGCGAAATGTGGGTCGACGACTCGACTCGTCGAGACAGCGGAAAGTATTTGTTCTTCAAGAGCTCCAAGACGCGCAAATCCAGCGACGAAATGGTAAAACTCTGGGAAAGCTGGACGAAGCAATACCCTATCGTGCTGATAGAGGATGGACTCGCTGAGAACGACTGGGAAGGCTGGAGCAATCTCACTAAAGTCCTGGGCAGTAAAATAGAACTCGTCGGCGACGATCTCTTCTGCACAAACAAGTCAATTCTCGCGAAAGGAATCGAGAAGGGAATCGCGAACTCGATATTGATTAAGCTGAACCAGATCGGGACCGTAACCGAAACCCTGGAAACGATCGAGCTGGCATACAAGAACGGCTATCGCGCATTCGTATCACACCGGAGCGGGGAGACAGTCGATACCATTATCTCTGACCTTACCGTCGCCGTAAACGCCGGTCACTTGAAAACAGGAAGCGCGTCTCGTGGTGAAAGGGTTGAGAAATTCAATCAGCTCATGAGGATCGAGAAACAGCTTGGAAAGGCTTCAAGGTTTGCGGGGAAGAAGGCTTTCAAGAACGCCTGATCATGTAAAAGCTTCATCATGCTTAAAGCCGGATCGCAATCGGTCCGGCTTTTCTTTTGGATCGATGGATTGCGACGACACGTCTCGAGGAAGCGGGATCAATTGACTTCAGGAAACTCGCTGCCTCGTTTTCTTTCAAGCTTTGATCTGAGCCATCCACCGGTGGACAGGACGAGAATCGCAAACAACACGCCTGCAATGACATCAACGGCGTAATGATATCTCATATAGACGGTCGCGAAAATCAGGCCGGCCCCGAGTGGTATGATTACCATCGCCGACTTTGCGCGGTATTTGATAGCGGCAGCAATCGTAATTATCGTCATCTCAGTGTGGCCGCTCGGGAAGCAATCGCGCTGCGCATGGACCGCCGCCTCTGCAACATTCCTGATAGATT
Proteins encoded:
- the eno gene encoding phosphopyruvate hydratase gives rise to the protein MKIKSLDALEILDSRGNPTVEVDLVLEDGTHSRAMVPSGASTGEKEATELRDGDKKRYGGKGVKKAVENVIKKIAPDVTKRNFDSQRELDYSMIELDGTPNKSALGANAILGVSMAYVRACADSAGVPLYEFIGGVNANLLPVPCMNIINGGKHADNNVDFQEFMIAPHNAPSFAESIRMGAEVFHSLQSVLKSKGLSTGVGDEGGFAPDLKSNDEAVEVILEAITKAGYKPGKDVSICLDPATSEMWVDDSTRRDSGKYLFFKSSKTRKSSDEMVKLWESWTKQYPIVLIEDGLAENDWEGWSNLTKVLGSKIELVGDDLFCTNKSILAKGIEKGIANSILIKLNQIGTVTETLETIELAYKNGYRAFVSHRSGETVDTIISDLTVAVNAGHLKTGSASRGERVEKFNQLMRIEKQLGKASRFAGKKAFKNA